One Capsicum annuum cultivar UCD-10X-F1 chromosome 2, UCD10Xv1.1, whole genome shotgun sequence genomic window carries:
- the LOC107858945 gene encoding uncharacterized protein LOC107858945, with product MFLFTAFSIFFVIFSFVPIRSHRCRCFLSSVEFVVEDSGGIAIRLVFSVRCFGEENRSKHQNDSVTMNKLKEVATSRLKKSTGSKATAKKMFDASGRPRLPKVLRSNTPMVSLSASFRLLEDILRARVIDFILF from the exons ATGTTCTTATTCACtgctttctctattttctttgttatattCTCCTTTGTTCCGATTCGCTCTCACCGCTGTCGTTGTTTTCTTTCATCGGTCGAGTTCGTAGTCGAAGATAGTGGCGGAATCGCTATTCGACTCGTCTTCTCAGTTCGCTGTTTCGGAGAAG AGAATCGTTCAAAGCACCAAAACGATTCCGTTACAATGAACAAATTGAAGGAAGTTGCCACTTCTAGATTGAAGAAGTCAACAGGTTCAAAAGCGACAGCTAAAAAGATGTTTGATGCTTCTGGTCGACCGCGTCTTCCGAAG GTCCTAAGGAGCAACACACCGATGGTTAGTCTGAGCGCGTCATTCAGActtttggaggatatattgagagctcgTGTTATTGACTTCATactcttttag